One window from the genome of Pantoea cypripedii encodes:
- the bcsC gene encoding cellulose synthase complex outer membrane protein BcsC, producing the protein MNKARALRVSLLLGSTLAMLAGAVAAPAGPQVSPVEWLLMQIRTGESTNKYDLVQQSLYRLEKIDPDNPQVLAAQIRMALRQGDQTKARQLMDELQRVAPQSAAARESAAGLTLTTSVGRQQLQQARLLAAAGHLPEAKAAWDALFHGVFPDVTTELEYWQLVARLPGQQTTAYRQLQALEQRYPGNIGVELQLARMAFDNNRPAEALTQLRSLAKRDGGRDAASELWLQQIQNQPVSDRSVASLQQYLSIFTSGDAQQRGQEELARQQKLLADPAYRQRMRGLALVNAGGGAGAIASLSAALQATPDDAELMGAMGQAQARANNRAAAIRWLEKAIKNGQASTQVGKWQSLLQTNRYWLAINNGDNALKKGDLAGAERQYRYAQAIDNRDSWALIGLGDVAQARHNSAQAEQYWQQAQRMDRSNTTAQRRLTALRSDRLLAEADALAQQGQWHQAVVKYRQATQMMPDDIWLSYRLAGALRNSGEAAQGREVIDNMVRQHPQDPSARYAQALWLSSGDEDDAALAALNRLPQARWDDNMRELAERLNQQKVMARARALRDAGNEAAAIALLQQQPASPRRDIILADWALERGDARSALAGYQRVLQQDAKNNDAALGRIEALLELHRPQEARQALQQLPDSVAQESLNSGRRVALAWQNSGDNAHAQQLFSELKTRAATAAPSQGKALVYRDAARLESQLHQPELAQQDYRLAMYASGISQTVPTDNDSYTRLTRNQPDDDWLKRGIRSDAADLYRQQDTTLTLEQDYSRDKGSGGRSDFTAHTTMMQAETPLADGRSFVRVDHVLVSAGTFATENGSHNDRFGSCNDDNSGGCSRDFTQRDEGTAVGVGWHNDRWSADVGTTPLGFEVTNWVGGLSWKTDVDDIGVTLTASRRPISSSLLAYAGARDPATNGGKTWGGVVATGGSLGLSYDQGGAHGVWADLSAHQLTGENVADNTRERLMAGYYYKLINEDNRRATVGLNSMLWHYQKDLSDYTFGQGGYYSPQQYLSFSVPVTYRQRTENWSFDLGGSVSWSHSQTDAQQRYPVNPGFELASNPMSGSSSGSGFGYTLQAIVERRITPHWFVGVAMDIQQAKDYTPSHGLLYVRYSMAGWNGDMDMPPQPLIPYADFK; encoded by the coding sequence ATGAATAAAGCACGCGCGTTGCGGGTGAGCTTGCTGCTCGGCAGCACGCTGGCCATGCTGGCAGGCGCGGTCGCCGCTCCGGCTGGCCCGCAGGTGTCGCCGGTCGAATGGCTGCTGATGCAGATTCGTACCGGCGAATCGACCAACAAATACGACCTGGTGCAGCAGTCGCTGTACCGGCTGGAAAAAATCGACCCTGATAATCCCCAGGTGCTGGCGGCGCAGATTCGTATGGCGCTGCGTCAGGGGGATCAGACCAAAGCCCGCCAGCTGATGGATGAACTGCAACGCGTAGCACCGCAATCCGCTGCCGCCCGGGAATCCGCAGCCGGTCTGACGCTGACCACCAGCGTTGGTCGTCAGCAGCTGCAGCAGGCACGGCTGCTGGCCGCCGCAGGTCATCTCCCTGAAGCCAAAGCCGCGTGGGATGCGCTGTTTCACGGCGTCTTCCCGGATGTCACCACCGAGCTGGAGTACTGGCAGCTGGTGGCACGTCTGCCCGGCCAGCAGACCACGGCGTACCGTCAATTGCAGGCACTGGAGCAACGTTACCCCGGCAATATTGGCGTGGAGCTGCAACTGGCGCGCATGGCGTTTGATAACAATCGGCCAGCAGAAGCACTGACGCAGCTGCGCAGCCTCGCCAAACGCGATGGTGGCCGTGATGCCGCTTCCGAGCTATGGCTGCAACAGATTCAGAATCAGCCCGTCAGCGATCGCAGCGTCGCCAGCCTGCAACAATATCTCAGCATCTTTACCTCCGGCGATGCGCAACAGCGTGGCCAGGAGGAGCTGGCACGGCAGCAAAAACTGCTGGCCGATCCGGCGTATCGTCAGCGCATGCGCGGGCTGGCGCTGGTGAATGCCGGGGGCGGCGCAGGGGCGATTGCCTCGCTCAGCGCGGCGCTGCAAGCCACACCTGACGATGCCGAACTGATGGGCGCGATGGGTCAGGCGCAGGCGCGCGCCAATAACCGTGCCGCTGCCATTCGCTGGCTGGAAAAAGCGATCAAAAACGGCCAGGCCAGCACCCAGGTGGGCAAGTGGCAATCATTGCTGCAAACCAACCGTTACTGGCTGGCGATCAACAACGGGGATAACGCCCTGAAGAAAGGCGATCTCGCCGGGGCGGAGCGTCAATATCGCTACGCCCAGGCCATCGATAATCGTGACAGCTGGGCGTTGATTGGCCTTGGCGATGTGGCGCAGGCGCGTCACAACAGCGCGCAGGCGGAACAATACTGGCAGCAGGCGCAGCGAATGGATCGCAGCAACACCACGGCACAACGCCGCCTGACGGCGCTGCGCAGTGACCGCCTGCTCGCCGAAGCAGATGCGCTGGCACAGCAGGGGCAGTGGCATCAGGCGGTGGTGAAATATCGCCAGGCAACACAGATGATGCCTGACGACATCTGGCTGTCATACCGGCTGGCAGGGGCGCTGCGCAACAGCGGGGAAGCTGCCCAGGGCCGTGAAGTCATTGACAATATGGTACGCCAGCACCCACAGGACCCCAGTGCCCGCTATGCGCAGGCGCTGTGGTTGTCATCCGGTGATGAGGATGACGCCGCGCTGGCGGCACTCAACCGTCTGCCGCAGGCACGCTGGGATGACAACATGCGTGAGCTGGCGGAGCGGCTGAATCAGCAGAAAGTCATGGCCCGCGCCAGGGCGTTGCGCGATGCGGGTAACGAAGCAGCCGCCATCGCGTTGTTACAGCAGCAGCCCGCCTCGCCACGTCGCGATATCATCCTCGCCGACTGGGCGCTGGAGCGCGGCGATGCGCGCAGCGCGCTGGCCGGTTATCAGCGGGTGCTACAACAGGATGCGAAGAATAATGACGCCGCACTGGGGCGTATCGAAGCCTTGCTGGAACTGCATCGCCCGCAGGAAGCCCGTCAGGCGTTGCAGCAATTACCGGACAGCGTGGCGCAGGAGAGCCTCAACAGTGGCCGTCGCGTGGCACTCGCCTGGCAGAACAGCGGCGACAACGCACATGCGCAACAGTTGTTTAGCGAGCTGAAAACCCGCGCAGCCACAGCAGCGCCATCGCAGGGGAAAGCGCTGGTTTATCGTGATGCCGCACGGCTGGAAAGCCAGCTGCATCAGCCAGAACTGGCGCAGCAGGATTATCGCCTGGCGATGTATGCCAGCGGCATCAGCCAGACCGTCCCCACCGATAACGACAGCTACACCCGGTTAACCCGTAACCAGCCGGACGATGACTGGCTGAAGCGTGGCATCCGCAGCGACGCCGCCGATCTTTATCGCCAGCAGGACACCACCCTCACGCTGGAACAGGATTACTCGCGTGATAAAGGCAGCGGTGGCCGCTCAGATTTTACCGCCCACACCACCATGATGCAGGCGGAAACGCCACTGGCCGATGGCCGCAGTTTTGTGCGCGTCGATCATGTGCTGGTTTCGGCAGGCACTTTCGCGACAGAGAACGGTAGCCACAACGATCGTTTCGGCAGCTGTAACGATGACAATTCCGGCGGTTGTAGCCGTGACTTTACCCAGCGCGACGAAGGTACTGCGGTTGGTGTTGGCTGGCATAACGATCGCTGGTCAGCCGACGTAGGCACCACCCCGCTCGGCTTTGAGGTGACTAACTGGGTTGGCGGCCTGAGCTGGAAAACCGATGTGGATGATATCGGCGTGACGCTGACGGCTTCACGTCGTCCGATTTCCAGTTCGCTGCTGGCGTATGCCGGTGCGCGCGATCCGGCCACCAACGGTGGAAAAACCTGGGGCGGCGTGGTCGCCACCGGCGGTTCACTCGGTCTGAGTTACGATCAGGGCGGCGCACACGGGGTATGGGCCGATCTCAGTGCGCATCAGCTCACGGGTGAAAACGTCGCGGATAATACCCGTGAACGTTTGATGGCCGGTTATTACTACAAGCTGATTAACGAGGACAATCGCCGCGCCACGGTTGGCCTGAACAGTATGCTGTGGCACTACCAGAAGGATTTAAGCGATTACACCTTTGGTCAGGGCGGTTACTACAGCCCGCAGCAATATTTGTCGTTTTCGGTGCCGGTAACTTACCGTCAGCGCACCGAAAACTGGTCGTTTGATCTCGGTGGTTCTGTTTCCTGGTCGCATTCACAAACCGATGCGCAGCAGCGCTACCCGGTGAATCCAGGGTTTGAACTGGCGTCGAACCCGATGTCCGGCAGCAGCTCCGGCAGCGGTTTTGGTTATACCTTGCAGGCGATAGTTGAGCGACGCATCACACCGCATTGGTTTGTCGGGGTAGCGATGGATATCCAGCAGGCGAAGGATTACACCCCAAGTCACGGGCTGTTGTATGTGCGGTATTCGATGGCGGGCTGGAACGGGGATATGGATATGCCGCCACAGCCGTTGATTCCTTATGCGGATTTTAAGTAG
- the bcsB gene encoding cellulose biosynthesis cyclic di-GMP-binding regulatory protein BcsB — protein sequence MTRKLSWFTALLLGSATLAVAAPQPAAPLAPQAAVQTPLPVLNDALMPNAPLRASQLLFNQIAPPPGSMTLRGTVPTSQIEFGVRSDEVVTRALLTLNYRPSPALIPTLSQLKVYLNDELVSLITLTADQLGKENQAQLVIDPRFISDFNRIRLELVGHYANVCENPANSTIWLDIGKESQLDLTLQKLPLKNDLSHFPEPFFDSRDSRPLQLPMVFSSAPDLQQQRAAAILASYFGSKAQWRGQTFPVLYNQLPKEQHAVVFATNDQRPDFLKDMPPVDKPTVMMVSQPDNPYEKMLLILGRDDKDLLTAVEGIAQGELLLRGDSSTVDNVKLLAPRQAYDAPNWVRTDRRTTFGELTQYQNQLQADGLQPNPIALTLNLPPDLFLVRARGIDMDLIYRYTSPIQQDGSRLAVHLNNQFMQDYPLTPKDTAAKQMLHIPLIQGLQDSSRQLTIPALRLGVVNQLRFNFDYANTFIGGTADGRCETVTAVDHHVVIDDHSSIDFSGYRHYIEMPSLRAWANAGFPYSRYADLAQTLVLVQPKPNNSEVTTLLNAIGSIGAQTGYPALRVQLSDDWSKAKNTDADLLMIGSIPNDLQDDRKINALVAAARSWINMPTRQVSAPNIRASAADRKVESQTTISSRGPMGVIVGFQSPFFDQRSVVALLADSPRGWDLLNNAMQDSGKRAAIFGAASIIRESGVYSLRVGDTYYVGHLPWWERLWNLLATHPVWLAVCATLVVLLFALMAWRLMRMVSRRRLAEDEYDE from the coding sequence ATGACGAGAAAACTGAGTTGGTTCACCGCCCTGCTGCTGGGCAGCGCTACCCTGGCTGTGGCCGCACCGCAGCCCGCCGCCCCGCTCGCGCCCCAGGCCGCCGTCCAGACACCCTTGCCGGTGTTGAATGATGCGCTCATGCCGAATGCGCCGCTGCGTGCCAGCCAGTTGTTGTTTAATCAGATTGCGCCACCGCCGGGCAGCATGACATTACGCGGCACGGTGCCGACCAGTCAGATTGAATTTGGCGTGCGCAGTGATGAAGTGGTGACGCGCGCGCTGCTGACCCTCAACTATCGTCCGTCACCGGCGTTAATCCCGACGTTGTCGCAACTTAAGGTCTATCTCAACGATGAACTGGTCAGCCTGATTACCCTCACCGCCGATCAGCTCGGCAAAGAGAATCAGGCCCAGCTGGTGATTGATCCACGCTTTATCAGCGACTTTAACCGCATACGATTGGAACTGGTCGGCCATTACGCCAATGTGTGCGAAAACCCGGCCAACAGCACCATCTGGCTGGATATCGGCAAGGAGAGCCAGCTCGACCTGACGCTGCAAAAGTTACCGCTGAAAAACGATTTGTCGCATTTCCCTGAGCCCTTCTTTGATAGCCGTGACAGCCGACCATTGCAGCTGCCGATGGTGTTCAGCAGCGCGCCAGACCTGCAACAACAGCGTGCCGCCGCCATTCTCGCTTCCTATTTCGGCAGCAAAGCGCAATGGCGCGGTCAGACCTTCCCGGTGCTGTATAACCAACTGCCGAAAGAACAACATGCGGTGGTGTTCGCCACCAACGATCAACGTCCCGATTTCCTGAAAGATATGCCGCCGGTGGATAAACCCACGGTGATGATGGTCAGCCAGCCGGATAATCCGTATGAGAAAATGCTGCTGATCCTCGGGCGCGACGACAAGGATTTGCTGACCGCAGTGGAAGGCATTGCCCAGGGCGAACTGCTGCTGCGCGGCGATAGCTCGACGGTGGATAACGTCAAACTGCTGGCACCGCGCCAGGCATACGATGCGCCGAACTGGGTGCGCACCGACCGTCGCACCACCTTTGGTGAACTGACGCAGTACCAGAACCAGCTCCAGGCAGACGGCCTGCAACCCAACCCGATCGCCCTGACGCTCAACCTGCCGCCCGACCTGTTCCTGGTACGCGCGCGCGGTATCGATATGGACCTGATTTACCGCTATACCTCGCCAATTCAGCAGGATGGCTCACGTCTGGCAGTCCATCTGAATAACCAGTTTATGCAGGATTACCCGCTGACGCCGAAAGACACCGCCGCGAAGCAGATGCTGCACATCCCGTTGATTCAGGGATTGCAGGATAGCAGCCGCCAGCTGACCATCCCGGCGCTGCGTCTCGGCGTGGTAAACCAGCTGCGTTTTAACTTCGACTACGCCAATACCTTTATTGGTGGCACCGCCGATGGGCGCTGCGAAACCGTGACGGCAGTTGACCACCATGTGGTGATTGATGATCACTCCAGCATCGATTTCTCCGGCTATCGTCATTACATCGAAATGCCGTCGCTGCGTGCCTGGGCCAATGCGGGCTTCCCCTACAGCCGCTACGCCGATCTGGCGCAGACGCTGGTGCTGGTTCAGCCGAAACCGAATAACAGCGAGGTTACTACCCTGCTGAATGCTATCGGCAGCATTGGTGCGCAAACCGGTTATCCGGCGCTGCGCGTGCAGCTCAGCGATGACTGGAGCAAAGCGAAAAATACCGATGCCGATCTGCTGATGATCGGCAGCATCCCGAACGATCTCCAGGACGACCGTAAGATCAACGCCCTGGTCGCTGCTGCACGCAGCTGGATCAATATGCCAACCCGCCAGGTCAGCGCACCGAACATTCGTGCCTCCGCCGCCGACCGTAAAGTCGAGAGCCAGACCACCATCAGTTCACGCGGGCCAATGGGGGTGATTGTTGGCTTCCAGTCACCGTTCTTCGATCAACGTAGCGTGGTGGCGCTGCTGGCCGACAGCCCGCGCGGCTGGGACCTGCTCAACAACGCGATGCAGGATAGCGGCAAACGCGCCGCCATTTTTGGTGCCGCCTCGATCATCCGTGAATCAGGCGTTTACAGCCTGCGCGTCGGTGATACCTACTATGTCGGCCATCTGCCGTGGTGGGAGCGTCTGTGGAACCTGCTGGCGACCCATCCGGTGTGGCTGGCAGTATGCGCGACCCTGGTTGTGCTGTTGTTTGCGCTGATGGCATGGCGTCTGATGCGCATGGTGAGCCGCCGTCGTCTGGCCGAAGACGAATACGATGAATAA
- the bcsA gene encoding UDP-forming cellulose synthase catalytic subunit yields the protein MNPLRWLLVPQAWQALQQRARSARQQGASWPTIMLHLCWCVLAWSLLRLETPGWQRILQQRQRYYPQISALRPRPLDFLRYLLQSLWLLLVLPLDDSPHSERQRFNAFQPLFRWRQQLYHWLGTLPIRLEQHRLTLRCEQRLQRLSPRLRQLLFITAAITASLLALLCISQPFGIMTQFVFVLLLWSLAMLVRRVPGRLSTIMLIVLSLTVSCRYLWWRYTETLNWDDPLSLTFGLLLIGAETYSWTVLVLGYFQTLWPLNRQPLSMPAEISVWPNVDILVPTYNEPLSVVKPTIYAAMGIDWPRDKLNIYILDDGTRDEFREFAATVGVQYVVRPTHEHAKAGNINHALKTRCQGDYVAIFDCDHVPTRSFLQLSMGWFLKDKQLAMLQTPHHFFSPDPFERNLGRFRQTPNEGSLFYGLVQDGNDTWDAAFFCGSCAVLRRTALDEIGGIAVETVTEDAHTSLRLHRRGYTSAYIRIPQAAGLATESLSAHIGQRIRWARGMVQIFRLDNPLFGKGLKLVQRLCYANAMLHFLAGIPRLIFLLAPLAFLLCHAYIIYAPALAIAIYVLPHMLHTSLTNSRIQGRWRHSFWSEVYETVLAWYIARPTTVALFNPHKGKFNVTAKGGLVEKRHLDWVITKPYMILVLLNLAGIVMAFWRMAYGPSNEILTIWVSLVWVIYNMIILGGAVAVSVEARQIREAHRVEIAMPAAIAREDGHMVPCTLRDYSDGGVGVELREPDALREEEPVWLLLRRGQQEFSFPCQVQRVFGRRAGIRLHQLTTEQHIEFIQCTFARADTWALWQDGFPEDKPVQSLADIMVLGFKGYLRLAEYGPPSVRRLFSLLTRLLGWLASLLPQSPGRVKTENTH from the coding sequence ATGAATCCGCTGCGTTGGTTGCTGGTGCCGCAGGCGTGGCAAGCGCTGCAACAGCGCGCCCGTTCCGCACGCCAGCAGGGGGCCAGCTGGCCGACCATCATGCTGCATCTGTGCTGGTGTGTGCTGGCCTGGTCGCTGCTGCGCCTGGAAACCCCTGGCTGGCAGCGCATTTTGCAACAGCGTCAGCGTTACTATCCGCAGATTTCTGCACTGCGCCCGCGTCCGCTCGATTTCCTGCGTTATCTGTTGCAAAGCCTGTGGCTGCTGCTGGTGCTACCGCTGGATGACAGCCCGCATAGTGAACGTCAGCGCTTCAACGCTTTTCAGCCGCTATTCCGCTGGCGTCAGCAGTTGTACCACTGGCTCGGCACGTTGCCGATCCGGCTGGAACAGCATCGCCTGACCCTGCGCTGCGAACAGCGTCTGCAACGCTTATCACCTCGCCTGCGCCAGCTGCTGTTTATTACCGCCGCCATTACCGCCAGCCTGCTGGCGCTGCTGTGTATTTCACAGCCATTCGGCATCATGACGCAGTTTGTCTTTGTGTTGCTGCTGTGGAGCCTGGCGATGCTGGTCCGTCGCGTGCCGGGGCGTCTATCGACCATCATGCTGATTGTGCTGTCGCTCACCGTTTCCTGCCGTTATCTGTGGTGGCGCTACACCGAAACCCTTAACTGGGACGATCCCCTCAGCCTGACGTTCGGCCTGCTGCTGATTGGCGCGGAGACCTACTCCTGGACGGTGCTGGTGCTGGGCTACTTCCAGACGTTATGGCCGCTCAATCGCCAGCCGCTTTCCATGCCTGCGGAGATTTCCGTCTGGCCGAACGTCGATATCCTCGTGCCCACCTATAACGAACCGCTCAGCGTGGTGAAACCGACCATCTATGCCGCCATGGGCATCGACTGGCCGCGCGACAAGCTGAATATCTATATTCTCGATGACGGTACGCGCGACGAATTCCGCGAGTTTGCCGCCACGGTCGGTGTGCAGTACGTGGTACGTCCGACCCATGAACATGCCAAAGCGGGCAATATCAACCATGCGCTGAAAACCCGCTGCCAGGGCGACTACGTGGCGATATTTGACTGCGACCATGTGCCGACCCGCTCGTTTCTGCAACTTTCGATGGGCTGGTTCCTGAAAGATAAACAGCTGGCGATGTTGCAGACGCCGCATCACTTCTTCTCGCCCGATCCTTTTGAGCGCAACCTGGGGCGCTTCCGTCAGACACCCAATGAAGGTTCGCTGTTTTATGGCCTGGTACAGGATGGCAACGATACCTGGGACGCGGCGTTTTTCTGCGGCTCCTGTGCCGTACTGCGTCGCACCGCACTGGATGAAATTGGCGGCATCGCGGTAGAAACCGTCACCGAAGATGCGCACACCTCGCTGCGTCTGCACCGTCGCGGCTATACCTCGGCGTATATCCGCATCCCGCAGGCTGCCGGGCTGGCGACTGAAAGCCTGTCGGCGCATATCGGCCAGCGCATTCGCTGGGCGCGCGGCATGGTGCAGATTTTCCGCCTGGATAACCCGCTGTTCGGCAAAGGGTTAAAACTGGTGCAGCGTCTGTGCTATGCCAACGCCATGCTGCATTTTCTCGCCGGTATTCCGCGCCTGATCTTTCTGCTGGCCCCGCTGGCGTTCCTGCTGTGCCACGCCTACATCATCTACGCCCCGGCGCTGGCGATTGCCATCTACGTGCTGCCGCATATGCTGCACACCAGCCTGACCAACTCACGTATTCAGGGACGCTGGCGACACTCGTTCTGGAGTGAAGTGTATGAAACGGTGCTGGCCTGGTATATCGCCCGGCCCACCACGGTGGCGCTGTTCAATCCTCACAAAGGCAAATTCAATGTCACCGCCAAAGGTGGCCTGGTGGAAAAACGTCATCTCGACTGGGTGATCACCAAACCCTACATGATTCTGGTGCTGCTGAATCTGGCAGGCATCGTGATGGCCTTCTGGCGTATGGCTTATGGCCCGTCCAACGAAATCCTCACCATCTGGGTCAGCCTGGTTTGGGTGATTTACAACATGATCATCCTCGGCGGTGCGGTGGCGGTGTCGGTTGAAGCCCGCCAGATTCGCGAAGCGCATCGCGTCGAAATTGCCATGCCTGCCGCCATTGCCCGTGAAGATGGTCATATGGTGCCGTGCACACTGCGTGACTACTCGGACGGCGGCGTCGGCGTGGAGCTACGCGAACCGGATGCGTTGCGGGAAGAGGAACCGGTATGGCTGCTGCTGCGCCGTGGTCAGCAGGAGTTCAGCTTCCCCTGCCAGGTGCAACGCGTCTTTGGCCGCCGCGCTGGCATCCGCCTGCATCAGCTCACCACCGAACAACACATTGAATTTATTCAGTGTACCTTTGCCCGCGCCGATACCTGGGCGCTGTGGCAGGACGGATTCCCGGAAGATAAACCGGTGCAAAGCCTCGCCGACATTATGGTGCTGGGTTTTAAAGGCTACCTGCGTCTGGCGGAGTACGGGCCACCGTCGGTGCGTCGTTTATTCAGCCTGCTGACCCGACTGCTGGGCTGGCTGGCATCACTGCTGCCGCAAAGTCCTGGCCGCGTGAAAACAGAAAATACTCATTAA
- the bcsQ gene encoding cellulose biosynthesis protein BcsQ has product MPVIALQGLRGGCGATALCAALGWALNALQESVLVIDLSPANQLATHFNLAVTHQAGWARAQLSDQPWQQTAQRYLPGLDFLPFGKLTHQQRLSIRTAGEKFSEPLLNAFPPLQSQYRWLIIDVPAEVSLWHLPFLHAADRLVQVLTPDANCQLRLHHPHFLPHTLFLINQFNANSRLQQDLHQLWISSLNNLIPQVIHRDEALAEALMMKQPLGEYRPHSLASEEINTLANWLLLHVSGAEK; this is encoded by the coding sequence ATGCCGGTCATTGCTCTCCAGGGGCTGCGTGGCGGCTGTGGCGCTACCGCGCTGTGTGCGGCACTCGGCTGGGCGCTGAATGCGTTACAGGAATCGGTGCTGGTCATCGATCTTTCTCCTGCAAATCAACTGGCTACCCACTTCAATCTCGCCGTCACGCATCAGGCTGGCTGGGCACGTGCACAGCTCTCAGATCAGCCGTGGCAACAAACGGCACAGCGTTATCTGCCGGGGCTGGATTTCCTGCCATTTGGCAAATTAACCCATCAGCAAAGGTTAAGCATTCGCACTGCCGGTGAGAAATTTTCTGAACCGTTGCTTAATGCTTTTCCGCCACTGCAATCACAATACCGCTGGTTAATTATTGATGTCCCGGCAGAGGTGTCGCTCTGGCATCTGCCCTTCCTCCATGCTGCAGACCGGCTGGTGCAGGTTTTGACCCCGGACGCCAACTGCCAGTTGCGTCTGCATCATCCACATTTTTTGCCGCATACGCTGTTTTTAATCAACCAGTTCAACGCCAACAGCCGGCTTCAGCAGGATCTGCATCAGCTGTGGATCAGTTCGCTGAACAACCTGATTCCCCAGGTGATCCATCGGGATGAGGCGCTGGCGGAAGCGTTGATGATGAAGCAGCCGCTGGGTGAATATCGCCCGCACTCCCTCGCCAGTGAGGAGATCAACACGCTGGCTAACTGGCTGCTGCTCCACGTGTCAGGAGCGGAAAAATGA
- the bcsR gene encoding cellulose biosynthesis protein BcsR has product MKTENAFSLVSRTSDEQDDINALSEAFSLKAFHYIDIARAERLNTLVSCWPLLQELAAAQESER; this is encoded by the coding sequence ATGAAAACAGAAAATGCCTTTTCACTGGTATCACGTACCAGTGATGAGCAGGATGACATAAATGCCCTGAGTGAGGCCTTTTCATTAAAGGCGTTTCACTACATTGATATTGCCCGCGCAGAGCGTTTGAATACCCTGGTGTCGTGCTGGCCGCTGCTCCAGGAATTAGCTGCCGCACAGGAGTCTGAACGCTAA
- the bcsE gene encoding cellulose biosynthesis protein BcsE, translating into MKNLYALGLQQVQQELITLQTPGLYWITCQRPEDARSLLRQVVSHQQAVTLISAGEKPAALLTPEPLSGPARIPLFSLPSNKSSLLQLVNDFARVLNRKNGLLLFFSNTAQWEKLSPDELTLWLKRMRRLLMEKQMTLLVITSGTSIINLRNHLQRYFRQVDGVAHLEYEQDSWQYRINWWYSADRLLADRAIRLNFLDQQFIAASEAEQNIPLSLNDENQFLAEESVLEGAPPLSAQWRLFSNNDGVYTRAQQANAATVIFSLANNHDINTLAKMVHSLRRSRGNALKIVVREMNTSLRYSDERLLLACGINAIVPTAATLSRFLTTLEGIQGQQFTRHVPADLPALMQALQPLQQRGYLPLEGFCRAVQKLMKNTLLPENDKGLMVALRPVPQLKPEQVLTLCKPRRFGDLVTQRDDRIYLFLSSCRFNDLDIALKSIFSLPHDELFSNRMVWFEDNQIVSEVHKMSQLTPVTQHDLPAVPVAINPEPSPSAPHPRAAQVPQPITLNIDGVPR; encoded by the coding sequence ATGAAAAATCTCTATGCGCTCGGCCTGCAACAGGTTCAGCAGGAATTAATTACGCTGCAAACGCCAGGGCTTTACTGGATAACCTGCCAAAGGCCAGAGGATGCGCGATCGTTGCTGCGTCAGGTAGTTAGTCATCAGCAGGCGGTCACCCTGATAAGCGCGGGTGAAAAACCGGCTGCGTTGCTGACCCCGGAACCGTTAAGCGGACCGGCACGCATTCCGTTATTTTCGCTGCCGTCGAATAAATCCAGCCTGTTACAATTGGTTAATGATTTTGCGCGCGTGTTGAATAGAAAAAATGGGCTGCTGCTGTTTTTTAGTAATACCGCGCAGTGGGAAAAATTATCACCGGATGAGTTGACCCTCTGGCTGAAACGAATGCGTCGGCTGTTAATGGAAAAACAAATGACGTTGCTGGTAATAACTTCTGGTACATCAATAATTAACCTGCGCAATCATTTGCAGCGTTATTTTCGCCAGGTTGATGGTGTCGCGCATTTAGAGTATGAACAGGATAGCTGGCAATATCGAATTAACTGGTGGTATTCCGCCGATCGTTTGTTGGCCGACCGCGCTATCCGGCTCAATTTCCTCGATCAACAATTTATCGCTGCCAGCGAGGCAGAACAAAATATTCCGCTCAGCCTCAATGATGAGAATCAATTTCTCGCTGAGGAAAGCGTGCTGGAAGGAGCGCCACCACTGTCCGCGCAGTGGCGATTGTTTAGCAATAATGATGGGGTGTATACCCGCGCGCAGCAGGCCAACGCGGCCACGGTGATCTTCAGCCTCGCCAATAACCACGACATCAATACCCTGGCAAAAATGGTCCATAGTTTGCGTCGCTCGCGCGGTAACGCACTGAAAATTGTGGTGCGGGAGATGAATACCAGCCTGCGCTACAGCGACGAACGCCTGCTGCTGGCGTGCGGTATCAATGCCATTGTGCCGACAGCGGCAACCCTGTCGCGTTTTCTGACCACGCTGGAAGGGATTCAGGGCCAGCAGTTTACCCGCCATGTACCGGCGGACCTCCCGGCGTTGATGCAGGCGTTGCAGCCGTTACAGCAACGCGGTTATCTGCCGCTGGAGGGGTTTTGCCGCGCGGTGCAAAAGCTGATGAAAAATACGCTGCTGCCAGAAAACGATAAAGGATTGATGGTGGCGCTACGTCCGGTACCCCAGCTGAAACCGGAACAGGTGCTGACCCTGTGTAAGCCCCGTCGTTTTGGCGACCTGGTGACACAGCGTGATGACCGTATCTACCTGTTCCTTTCCTCCTGTCGTTTTAACGATTTGGATATTGCGTTGAAATCTATTTTTTCGCTGCCCCATGACGAGTTGTTCAGCAACCGTATGGTGTGGTTTGAGGACAACCAGATTGTGTCGGAAGTACATAAAATGAGCCAGCTGACGCCGGTGACGCAGCATGATCTGCCAGCCGTGCCGGTGGCGATTAACCCGGAGCCGTCCCCCTCTGCGCCTCATCCGCGCGCGGCGCAGGTTCCCCAGCCGATTACCCTGAACATTGACGGAGTACCGCGCTGA